The following coding sequences are from one Pseudomonas mendocina window:
- a CDS encoding LysR substrate-binding domain-containing protein, with translation MNLETKWLEDFVTLAATRSFSQAAQKRFVTQPAFSRRIRSLEAALGLTLVNRARTPVELTESGQLFLLTARSMVEQLGEVVRHLHHLEGQQGEALQIAAAHSLVFGFFPEWIARLRRDGLPLTTRLVATNVGEAVHSLREGTCDLILAYHDQDAAVQLAPDMFPSLHLGYSEMLPVCAVDENGAPLFDLDSGQSVPLLAYSAGTFLGRSVNLLLRQRALRSTTVHETAMADSLKAMALQGLGVAWVPRLSMSPELARGELVICGKEHWHIPLEIRLYRWGMSRKAAVRLLWRKLETGEVGG, from the coding sequence GTGAATCTGGAAACCAAATGGCTGGAAGACTTCGTCACCCTGGCCGCCACCCGCAGCTTCTCCCAGGCGGCACAGAAGCGCTTCGTCACACAGCCCGCGTTCAGCCGACGCATCCGCAGCCTCGAGGCGGCGCTGGGGCTGACCCTGGTCAATCGCGCACGCACACCGGTGGAGCTGACCGAATCCGGCCAGCTGTTCCTGCTCACCGCGCGCAGCATGGTCGAGCAACTGGGCGAGGTGGTGCGTCACCTGCATCACCTCGAAGGCCAACAGGGCGAGGCGCTGCAGATCGCCGCCGCCCACTCGCTGGTGTTCGGCTTCTTTCCCGAATGGATCGCCCGCCTGCGCCGCGATGGCTTGCCGCTGACCACCCGCCTGGTGGCGACCAACGTCGGCGAAGCGGTGCACTCGCTGCGCGAAGGCACTTGCGACCTGATACTCGCCTACCACGACCAGGACGCCGCCGTGCAGCTGGCACCGGACATGTTCCCGTCGCTGCACCTGGGCTACAGCGAGATGCTGCCGGTCTGCGCCGTGGACGAAAACGGCGCGCCGCTGTTCGACCTGGACTCCGGGCAGAGCGTGCCGCTGCTGGCGTACAGCGCCGGCACCTTTCTCGGCCGTTCGGTGAACCTGTTGCTGCGCCAGCGCGCCCTGCGCTCGACCACCGTGCACGAAACCGCCATGGCCGACAGCCTCAAAGCCATGGCCCTGCAAGGCCTGGGCGTGGCCTGGGTACCGCGCCTGTCGATGAGCCCCGAGCTGGCCCGTGGCGAGCTGGTGATATGCGGCAAGGAACACTGGCATATCCCGCTGGAGATTCGCCTGTACCGCTGGGGCATGTCGCGCAAGGCGGCCGTGCGCCTGCTGTGGCGCAAGCTGGAGACGGGCGAGGTGGGTGGCTGA